A part of Drosophila ananassae strain 14024-0371.13 chromosome 2R, ASM1763931v2, whole genome shotgun sequence genomic DNA contains:
- the LOC6493286 gene encoding uncharacterized protein LOC6493286 — protein MAGRRCVICGEQPPERDHKGNEAYAYPKTEDEARIWQASMGAKGCCVESIQQQCCVCVQHIPEFVKRAKRVGRRIRNQERNKDRRREELMAMAGAGCMCPDGDTPGPDRPTVNVLLLNGASLPTYCGKGQATENLCQAPEADGDSGMKLIKRVNGKESDTEIFVQESGFVDTGGKHPDIDGTEMTVLRAPTQDDEHMEQFHKDYLEEEKKHAKGLRARRNMCMPNCTDVLLLARGRNPADECPCKCEQCSRPSELAEDGECCNPPCCPDTQPEYYTQPPCGCECEQQVRRELGRVIKTQTQRIKELENRLCRQNNMRSCLQRKLDELYCEFGKLDEDQGEGSKALLSCPGPDCASVVVASPPEPISPPTLKEAPLIPKLPRFRRSNHKLAPPPPPPPEEEDSSDDEFDGESFERVHWMSKRNTKTSKARKTRRPDWTNTLEPGTLTSMSRSTMSIRFGHNVVPSTLSLQPSDKSRSLGSRP, from the exons ATGGCCGGAAGACGCTGTGTGATATGCGGCGAGCAGCCACCCGAGAGGGACCACAAGGGAAACGAGGCCTACGCCTACCCCAAGACCGAGGACGAGGCCCGCATCTGGCAGGCGAGCATGGGGGCCAAGGGGTGCTGCGTGGAGAGCATCCAGCAGCAGTGCTGCGTCTGTGTCCAGCACATCCCGGAGTTCGTGAAGCGGGCGAAGCGGGTGGGCCGAAGGATTCGGAACCAGGAACGCAACAAGGATAGGAGGCGCGAGGAGCTGATGGCCATGGCCGGCGCCGGCTGTATGTGTCCCGACGGAGACACGCCGGGTCCGGATCGGCCAACAGTCAACGTTCTACTCCTCAACGGGGCCTCCCTGCCCACGTACTGCGGCAAGGGGCAAGCGACCGAGAATCTGTGCCAAGCCCCAGAGGCGGACGGTGATTCTGGCATGAAGCTCATCAAGCGGGTCAACGGCAAGGAGTCGGACACGGAGATATTCGTCCAGGAGTCGGGCTTCGTCGACACGGGCGGCAAGCATCCCGACATCGACGGCACCGAGATGACCGTGCTGCGTGCTCCCACCCAAGACGACGAACACATGGAACAGTTCCACAAGGACTATCTGGAGGAAGAGAAGAAGCACGCCAAGGGCCTGAG GGCCCGCCGGAACATGTGCATGCCGAACTGCACGGACGTCCTGCTCCTGGCCCGCGGCCGGAACCCCGCCGACGAGTGCCCCTGCAAGTGCGAACAGTGCTCGAGGCCCTCCGAACTGGCGGAAGACGGCGAGTGCTGTAATCCGCCCTGCTGCCCGGACACTCAGCCGGAGTACTACACCCAGCCGCCCTGCGGCTGCGAGTGCGAGCAGCAGGTGCGGCGCGAACTGGGCCGGGTCATCAAGACGCAGACCCAGCGGATCAAGGAGCTGGAGAACCGACTCTGCCGCCAGAACAACATGCGCAGCTGCCTCCAGCGGAAGCTCGACGAGCTGTACTGCGAATTTGGCAAGCTGGACGAGGACCAGGGCGAGGGCAGTAAGGCCCTACTTAGTTGCCCGGGCCCAGACTGCGCCTCAGTTGTGGTGGCGTCGCCACCAGAGCCAATATCGCCGCCGACACTGAAGGAGGCCCCACTAATACCGAAGCTGCCACGGTTCCGACGCTCCAACCACAAATTGGCGCccccgccaccgccaccgccggaggaggaggactcatCGGACGATGAGTTTGACGGAGAGTCGTTCGAGCGGGTTCACTGGATGTCCAAGCGGAATACGAAAACGAGTAAAGCTCGGAAGACTCGTCGGCCCGATTGGACCAACACCTTAGAGCCGGGCACTCTAACGTCCATGAGTCGCAGCACCATGTCGATCCGCTTCGGACACAATGTCGTCCCCAGCACGTTGTCCCTTCAGCCGTCTGACAAGTCGAGGTCGCTCGGATCGCGTCCTTGA